One region of Epilithonimonas zeae genomic DNA includes:
- a CDS encoding NAD kinase, with translation MKAAIYSQKKDLDTFLYLNRFISELALREVAVVLHAEMAENLNFSKEFDTFSGKEELKNKNVNIVFSFGGDGTILNALTFIQDLEIPIIGVNTGRLGFLANFRKDQIFDELDSIILDKNYNISERSVIKITTDDNSQIDFPFALNDVSLSRKETTSMITVESYINDEFLNVFWGDGLIVSTPTGSTAYSLSCGGPIISPSNDNFAISPIAPHNLNVRPLIVKDDSKIKLTVKSRVPQYTLALDSRLYHMDVGSEVVIEKAEFSLFLIKPKNFSFYETIRQKLLWGNDKRN, from the coding sequence ATGAAGGCAGCTATCTATTCTCAAAAAAAAGATCTTGATACGTTTTTGTATCTCAACCGATTCATTTCCGAATTGGCGTTGCGAGAAGTAGCAGTTGTTCTTCACGCAGAGATGGCGGAGAATCTGAATTTTTCCAAAGAATTTGATACATTTTCCGGAAAAGAAGAGCTTAAGAATAAGAATGTCAATATCGTTTTTAGTTTTGGAGGCGATGGAACGATTCTGAATGCTTTAACCTTTATTCAAGACCTTGAAATCCCGATTATTGGAGTTAATACAGGGCGATTAGGATTTTTGGCAAATTTCCGAAAAGACCAGATTTTCGATGAATTGGATTCTATTATTCTCGATAAAAATTATAATATCAGCGAACGTTCGGTAATTAAAATTACAACGGATGATAATTCTCAGATTGATTTTCCATTTGCTTTGAATGATGTCAGCCTTTCCAGAAAAGAAACAACATCAATGATTACTGTGGAATCTTATATTAATGATGAATTCCTGAACGTTTTCTGGGGTGATGGATTGATTGTTTCTACACCAACAGGTTCTACCGCCTATTCATTAAGTTGTGGAGGTCCGATTATTTCTCCAAGTAATGACAACTTTGCGATATCACCTATTGCTCCTCATAATCTGAATGTTCGTCCGCTCATAGTAAAAGACGATTCCAAGATAAAATTGACGGTCAAAAGCCGTGTTCCGCAATATACTTTAGCTTTGGATTCCAGACTTTATCATATGGATGTTGGTAGCGAAGTTGTAATTGAGAAAGCCGAATTTTCCTTGTTTCTCATTAAACCAAAAAATTTCAGTTTCTACGAAACGATTCGTCAAAAACTGCTTTGGGGAAATGATAAGCGGAATTAA
- the fbaA gene encoding class II fructose-bisphosphate aldolase — translation MSRKFPAGVATGSLVTEIFDYAKEKQFALPAANVIGSSNINATLETAAKLNAPVIIQFSNGGSIFNAGKGLSNDGQKAAVLGAVAGAKHIHTLAEAYGATVILHTDHCAKKLLPWVDGLLDASEEYYKQNGKSLYSSHMLDFSEEPIEENLEVSAKYFERMNKMGMTLEIELGVTGGEEDGVDNSDVDSSKLYTQPEEVAHAYEVLKAVSDNFTIAAAFGNVHGVYKPGNVKLTPKILDNSQKYVQQKFGTGDKPVNFVFHGGSGSTLMEIREAISYGVVKMNIDTDLQFGYTEGIRDYMTEQIEYLRHQIGNPTGADAPNKKFYDPRVWVRKGEETYIKRLTQAFEDLNNINTL, via the coding sequence ATGAGCAGAAAATTTCCGGCAGGAGTTGCCACTGGTTCTTTAGTAACAGAGATATTTGATTATGCCAAAGAGAAGCAATTCGCACTTCCGGCAGCTAATGTGATTGGTTCTAGTAACATCAACGCAACGTTAGAAACTGCTGCAAAACTTAATGCTCCAGTAATTATCCAGTTTTCAAATGGAGGTTCTATCTTCAATGCTGGAAAAGGATTGAGTAACGATGGACAAAAAGCGGCGGTTCTTGGAGCTGTTGCTGGTGCAAAACATATCCACACTTTAGCAGAAGCTTATGGAGCAACTGTTATTCTTCACACAGACCATTGTGCTAAGAAATTGTTACCTTGGGTAGATGGACTTTTGGATGCAAGTGAAGAATATTACAAGCAAAACGGAAAGTCTCTTTACTCTTCTCATATGTTAGATTTCTCAGAAGAGCCAATTGAGGAAAACCTGGAGGTTTCTGCAAAATACTTCGAGAGAATGAACAAAATGGGGATGACTCTTGAAATCGAATTAGGAGTAACAGGAGGAGAAGAAGATGGTGTTGACAACTCTGATGTTGACAGCTCAAAATTGTATACTCAGCCAGAAGAAGTAGCACACGCTTACGAAGTTTTGAAAGCGGTTTCTGACAACTTCACAATTGCAGCGGCTTTCGGAAACGTACATGGTGTTTACAAACCAGGAAACGTAAAATTGACTCCGAAAATTCTTGACAATTCTCAGAAATATGTTCAGCAAAAATTCGGAACGGGAGATAAACCTGTGAATTTCGTATTCCACGGTGGGTCAGGTTCTACGTTGATGGAAATCCGTGAAGCTATCAGTTACGGTGTTGTAAAAATGAACATCGATACAGATTTACAATTCGGTTACACAGAAGGAATCAGAGATTATATGACAGAACAGATTGAATATCTGAGACATCAAATTGGAAATCCAACTGGCGCAGATGCTCCAAACAAGAAATTCTATGACCCAAGAGTTTGGGTAAGAAAAGGAGAAGAAACGTATATCAAGAGATTGACTCAGGCTTTTGAAGACCTGAACAATATCAATACACTTTAA
- the accD gene encoding acetyl-CoA carboxylase, carboxyltransferase subunit beta, which produces MAFDWFKRKTQNITTSTEDKKDVPKGLWHKTPTGKIIEAEELKANNFVSPEDGFHVRIGSREYFDMLFDDHKFKELDADVESVDILKFKDTKSYTDRLKEVKSKTKLTDSIRNATGKINGVEMVVSCMDFAFIGGSLGSVMGEKIRRAIDYCIKHKLPYMIICQSGGARMQEAAYSLMQLAKVQAKLVQLSDAGLPYIAYLTDPTFGGITASFAMTADVIIAEPGALIGFAGPRVIRETIGKDLPEGFQTSEFLQEKGFVDFIVKRTEIKESISRIVKLLVHEYH; this is translated from the coding sequence ATGGCATTTGATTGGTTTAAAAGAAAAACCCAAAACATTACAACTTCTACAGAGGACAAAAAAGATGTTCCAAAAGGACTTTGGCACAAAACACCTACTGGTAAAATTATAGAAGCTGAAGAACTTAAGGCTAATAATTTTGTGTCTCCGGAAGATGGTTTCCACGTAAGAATCGGAAGCAGAGAATATTTCGATATGCTTTTTGACGACCATAAATTCAAGGAATTGGATGCGGATGTGGAAAGTGTTGATATTCTTAAATTCAAGGATACAAAGTCTTACACAGACCGTCTGAAAGAAGTGAAATCAAAAACAAAACTCACAGACTCTATCAGAAATGCAACCGGAAAAATAAACGGTGTAGAAATGGTGGTTTCCTGTATGGATTTTGCTTTTATTGGAGGTTCTTTAGGCTCAGTAATGGGAGAAAAAATCAGAAGAGCCATCGATTATTGTATCAAACATAAGTTGCCCTATATGATTATCTGCCAGTCTGGTGGCGCAAGAATGCAGGAAGCGGCTTATTCACTAATGCAATTGGCGAAAGTTCAGGCGAAGTTGGTTCAGCTTTCTGATGCTGGACTGCCTTACATCGCATATCTGACAGACCCTACTTTTGGTGGAATCACAGCTTCATTTGCAATGACGGCTGATGTGATTATCGCTGAACCGGGTGCTTTGATCGGCTTTGCGGGACCTAGAGTGATCCGTGAAACCATTGGTAAAGATTTGCCGGAAGGCTTCCAAACGTCGGAATTCTTACAGGAAAAAGGATTTGTTGATTTCATCGTAAAAAGGACAGAAATCAAAGAGTCGATTTCAAGAATCGTAAAATTATTGGTACACGAGTATCATTAA
- a CDS encoding DUF6973 domain-containing protein: MRFIGIFFRTLKSLTFGKLLKVFSIGLMHPLFAILYTYASFKAFAKAKELYPDTNSNNGEGNAFRHSYWCCLIMMYFCKVSSPRKSLEWCEKLTNMHEELFPNEPLETKMDLHNNRVGMDYFMSLIPGVHRQFFESSFFIKELQERTKNGVLIKSIDEEVDKDVLIYLE; the protein is encoded by the coding sequence ATGAGATTTATAGGCATATTTTTCAGAACATTAAAGTCATTGACCTTTGGAAAACTTTTGAAAGTTTTTTCTATTGGATTGATGCATCCTTTGTTCGCGATTTTATACACGTATGCGAGCTTTAAAGCCTTTGCGAAAGCGAAAGAATTGTATCCTGATACCAACTCTAATAATGGCGAAGGAAACGCTTTTAGACATTCATATTGGTGTTGTTTGATTATGATGTACTTCTGCAAAGTGTCTTCACCAAGAAAATCGTTGGAATGGTGTGAAAAACTCACCAATATGCACGAAGAATTGTTTCCGAATGAACCATTAGAAACCAAAATGGACCTTCACAATAACAGAGTCGGGATGGATTATTTTATGAGCCTGATTCCGGGTGTTCATCGCCAGTTTTTTGAAAGTAGTTTTTTTATTAAGGAATTGCAGGAAAGAACTAAGAATGGCGTTTTAATAAAATCTATAGACGAAGAAGTTGATAAAGATGTTTTGATATATCTGGAATAA
- a CDS encoding T9SS type A sorting domain-containing protein, with the protein MFNKYLCLGLFAAIFNIQAQNCTPQTAGANIGDNGCVSLTYQNQTVSYKTVRAADGYEWLQQNLGSSNVATSIADEGARGDYFQYGRWDDGHQLKTSQTTETYPTPNNPVGLGTGTSLFYIGGGTPWSSNYTGWFANPEQNDNWTAKSLSEVTEHNGMDPCKAIGDNWEMPSEADWDLVMTKENIFPRPAGSTNTGMQRGFDSNLKIAGAGARKDAGWAFEGTRAYLWTRSASANPNFYRYAYLGASAASTTGFGGDAKSFGYSVRCVNKSNNTLAVNYFNKVDFSFGPNPADKFIKVNTENALKSVEVLSVTGQKVMETKDNIVDVSSLTKGNYFIRITFENGKTTTKKFIKK; encoded by the coding sequence ATGTTTAATAAATATCTTTGTTTAGGGCTGTTCGCAGCTATCTTTAATATACAAGCTCAAAACTGCACACCTCAAACTGCAGGTGCAAACATCGGTGACAATGGTTGTGTGAGCTTGACTTATCAAAACCAAACTGTTTCCTACAAAACTGTAAGAGCAGCTGACGGTTATGAATGGCTGCAACAAAATCTTGGAAGCTCAAATGTTGCAACAAGTATTGCTGACGAAGGGGCCCGCGGCGATTATTTCCAGTACGGACGTTGGGATGATGGTCATCAATTAAAAACGTCCCAGACGACAGAAACCTATCCAACACCAAACAATCCTGTTGGTTTAGGCACTGGAACAAGCCTTTTCTACATCGGTGGTGGAACACCTTGGTCTTCCAACTATACGGGTTGGTTTGCCAATCCTGAACAAAATGATAATTGGACAGCAAAAAGTCTTTCTGAAGTGACAGAACACAACGGAATGGATCCTTGTAAAGCAATTGGAGACAATTGGGAAATGCCTTCTGAGGCAGATTGGGATCTGGTAATGACAAAGGAAAATATCTTCCCAAGACCCGCAGGTTCAACTAACACAGGAATGCAGAGAGGTTTTGACAGCAACCTGAAAATCGCTGGAGCTGGAGCGCGTAAAGATGCAGGCTGGGCCTTTGAAGGAACTCGTGCTTACCTCTGGACAAGGTCGGCTAGTGCAAACCCTAATTTTTACCGTTATGCATATTTAGGAGCTTCTGCGGCTAGTACAACTGGTTTTGGGGGTGATGCAAAAAGTTTTGGTTATTCTGTAAGATGTGTCAACAAATCGAATAACACTTTAGCGGTTAATTATTTCAATAAAGTTGATTTCAGTTTTGGACCAAATCCAGCTGATAAATTCATCAAGGTGAATACAGAAAATGCTTTGAAATCTGTTGAAGTTCTTTCTGTAACAGGACAAAAAGTAATGGAAACTAAAGACAATATAGTAGATGTTTCCAGCTTAACGAAAGGAAATTATTTCATCAGAATCACTTTCGAAAACGGAAAAACAACGACGAAGAAATTCATCAAGAAGTAA
- the metQ gene encoding methionine ABC transporter substrate-binding lipoprotein MetQ: MKSKILALALAILTLSACNKKESNPNVLKVGIATGPEQNLAEAAKKVAKEKYGLDVELVTFNDYVVPNEALSQGDVDVNAFQHLPYLEEQSRQRGYKLAVVGKTFVFPIVAYSKKIKSISELQAGQTIVIPNDPTNGGRSLLLLQKQGILKLKDGVGLLPKVTDIIANPKNLKILELEAPQIPRVLEDKEVVLAIINNNFAAQAGLDPEKEGLFSEDKDSPYANLIVSREDNKSDEKVKKFVQAYQSPEVESAAQQTFKGGAVKAW; the protein is encoded by the coding sequence ATGAAATCGAAAATATTGGCTTTAGCATTGGCTATTCTTACATTATCAGCCTGCAACAAAAAAGAATCAAACCCCAATGTTCTGAAAGTCGGAATCGCAACCGGACCGGAACAAAACCTTGCCGAAGCTGCAAAAAAAGTGGCGAAAGAGAAATATGGTTTGGATGTGGAATTGGTAACATTTAATGATTATGTTGTTCCAAACGAGGCTTTAAGTCAGGGCGATGTGGACGTGAATGCGTTCCAACATTTACCTTATCTTGAAGAACAATCTAGACAGCGCGGTTATAAATTAGCAGTTGTTGGAAAGACATTTGTATTCCCAATTGTAGCCTATTCTAAAAAGATAAAATCAATTTCCGAATTACAGGCTGGACAAACTATTGTGATTCCGAATGATCCAACCAATGGTGGCCGTTCATTACTGTTATTACAAAAACAAGGTATTCTGAAATTGAAAGATGGCGTTGGGCTTTTGCCTAAAGTAACTGATATCATCGCTAATCCTAAAAACCTTAAAATCCTAGAATTGGAAGCACCTCAAATCCCAAGAGTTCTGGAAGACAAAGAAGTAGTTTTGGCAATTATCAATAACAATTTTGCAGCTCAGGCCGGACTAGACCCTGAAAAAGAAGGCTTATTTTCTGAGGATAAAGATTCGCCTTATGCTAATCTAATTGTTTCCAGAGAAGATAATAAGAGTGATGAAAAAGTGAAAAAATTTGTACAAGCATACCAATCTCCGGAAGTAGAATCTGCGGCGCAACAGACCTTCAAAGGAGGTGCTGTGAAAGCCTGGTAA
- the metI gene encoding methionine ABC transporter permease MetI, with amino-acid sequence MSDSIINLLFQGTIETIVMTLVSGFFGFVLGLPTGIFLFLTRKGQLLENKISHQIVSIIVNIFRSIPFIILIVWMIPFTRTIVGTSIGVSAALVPLSVGSAPFIARLVENSLLEIPSGLIEAARAMGAKPLQIIRKVLLPEALPSLINNVSITLITLVGYSAMGGAVGAGGLGQVGYQYGYIGYDFAVMNSVLILLIILVFIIQISGDFLSKKFNHR; translated from the coding sequence ATGTCGGATAGTATTATCAATTTGTTATTTCAAGGGACAATTGAGACAATTGTAATGACCTTGGTTTCAGGATTTTTTGGATTTGTTTTAGGATTACCGACGGGAATTTTTCTTTTCCTCACAAGAAAAGGTCAATTATTGGAAAATAAGATATCACACCAAATCGTATCCATTATAGTCAATATTTTCCGTTCGATTCCTTTTATCATTCTCATTGTATGGATGATACCTTTCACAAGAACCATTGTAGGAACATCGATTGGCGTTTCCGCAGCACTAGTTCCGTTGAGTGTAGGTTCTGCTCCATTTATTGCAAGATTGGTAGAAAACAGCCTGTTGGAAATCCCTTCAGGATTAATAGAAGCAGCAAGAGCAATGGGCGCAAAACCGCTTCAAATCATCCGGAAAGTCCTTTTGCCAGAAGCTTTACCGTCATTAATCAATAACGTAAGCATTACATTAATCACTTTAGTTGGTTATTCCGCAATGGGAGGCGCAGTTGGTGCAGGTGGATTGGGACAAGTAGGTTATCAATACGGCTACATCGGATATGATTTTGCGGTAATGAATTCTGTTCTAATATTATTAATTATACTGGTTTTCATTATCCAGATTTCCGGGGACTTTCTTTCAAAAAAATTCAATCATAGATAA
- a CDS encoding methionine ABC transporter ATP-binding protein, giving the protein MIELLNVSKRFTTKNKTIQALSNISLTVEKGEIFGVIGTSGAGKSTLIRCVNLLEKPNDGIVIVDGIELTKLSEAQLTQERRKIAMIFQHFNLLSSRNVFDNVAFPLELEGQSKSQIKEKVDSLLELVGLKDKAKDYPANLSGGQKQRVAIARALANDPKVLLCDEATSALDPATTKSILQLLKSINQKLNLTILLITHEMEVIKSICDKVAVIDNGQLAEQGKVEQIFIHPEKEITKGFIQASLNVELPSIYQNSISNIDSENNNPLVKILISGNETQSSVIINLYEKFNVKAKIISAQLEYVGHLNFGVLILELQGKNINEALAYLENEYTNTEILGYVG; this is encoded by the coding sequence ATGATTGAACTGCTGAACGTTTCCAAACGTTTTACAACTAAAAATAAAACTATCCAAGCGTTGTCCAATATTTCTCTGACCGTAGAAAAAGGAGAAATTTTTGGCGTGATTGGAACTTCCGGTGCTGGAAAAAGTACGCTGATCCGATGCGTGAATCTTCTGGAAAAACCAAATGACGGAATAGTAATTGTTGATGGAATTGAACTGACAAAACTTTCCGAAGCTCAATTGACTCAGGAACGAAGAAAAATTGCAATGATTTTCCAGCATTTCAATTTGTTATCCTCAAGAAATGTTTTTGATAATGTTGCTTTTCCGTTGGAATTAGAAGGACAATCTAAATCCCAAATTAAAGAAAAAGTAGATTCGCTTTTGGAGTTAGTTGGACTGAAGGACAAGGCAAAAGATTATCCGGCGAATCTTTCCGGCGGACAAAAACAAAGAGTTGCGATTGCGAGAGCTTTAGCCAACGATCCGAAAGTTCTGTTGTGTGATGAAGCTACAAGCGCATTGGATCCTGCAACGACAAAATCGATTTTACAACTTCTTAAATCCATTAATCAAAAATTGAATCTCACGATTCTTCTTATCACACACGAGATGGAAGTGATTAAAAGTATTTGCGATAAAGTGGCCGTAATTGATAATGGCCAATTAGCGGAACAAGGAAAAGTAGAACAGATTTTCATTCATCCGGAAAAAGAAATCACGAAAGGTTTTATACAAGCTTCTCTGAATGTGGAATTGCCTTCGATTTATCAGAACTCTATCAGCAATATTGACAGCGAGAATAACAATCCTTTGGTCAAAATTCTGATAAGCGGAAACGAAACTCAGAGTTCAGTTATCATTAATCTGTATGAGAAATTTAATGTTAAGGCTAAGATTATCAGTGCGCAACTGGAATATGTTGGTCACTTGAATTTTGGTGTTTTGATTCTGGAATTACAGGGGAAAAATATCAACGAAGCTTTGGCTTATTTGGAAAATGAATATACAAACACAGAAATTTTAGGTTATGTCGGATAG